From the Homo sapiens chromosome 1, GRCh38.p14 Primary Assembly genome, one window contains:
- the AIM2 gene encoding interferon-inducible protein AIM2 isoform X1, translating to MESKYKEILLLTGLDNITDEELDRFKFFLSDEFNIATGKLHTANRIQVATLMIQNAGAVSAVMKTIRIFQKLNYMLLAKRLQEEKEKVDKQYKSVTKPKPLSQAEMSPAASAAIRNDVAKQRAAPKVSPHVKPEQKQMVAQQESIREGFQKRCLPVMVLKAKKPFTFETQEGKQEMFHATVATEKEFFFVKVFNTLLKDKFIPKRIIIIARYYRHSGFLEVNSASRVLDAESDQKVNVPLNIIRKAGETPKINTLQTQPLGTIVNGLFVVQKVTEKKKNILFDLSDNTGKMEVLGVRNEDTMKCKEGDKVRLTFFTLSKNGEKLQLTSGVHSTIKVIKAKKKT from the exons ATGGAGAGTAAATACAAGGAGATACTCTTGCTAACAGGCCTGGATAACATCACTGATGAGGAACTGGATAGGTTTAAGTTCTTTCTTTCAGACGAGTTTAATATTGCCACAGGCAAACTACATACTGCAAACAGAATACAAGTAGCTACCTTGATGATTCAAAATGCTGGGGCGGTGTCTGCAGTGATGAAGACCATTCGTATTTTTCAGAAGTTGAATTATATGCTTTTGGCAAAACGTCttcaggaggagaaggagaaag ttgATAAGCAATACAAATCGGTAACAAAACCAAAGCCACTAAGTCAAGCTGAAATGAGTCCTGCTGCATCTGCAGCCATCAGAAATGATGTCGCAAAGCAACGTGCTGCACCAAAAGTCTCTCCTCATGTTAAG CCTGAACAGAAACAGATGGTGGCCCAGCAGGAATCTATCAGAGAAGGGTTTCAGAAGCGCTGTTTGCCAGTTATGGTACTGAAAGCAAAGAAGCCCTTCACGTTTGAGACCCAAGAAGGCAAGCAGGAGATGTTTCATGCTACAGTGGCTACAGAAAAGGAATTCTTCTTTGTAAAAGTTTTTAATACACTGCTGAAAGATAAATTCATTCCAAAGAGAATAATTATAATAGCAAGATATTATCGGCACAGTGGTTTCTTAGAGGTAAATAGCGCCTCACGTGTGTTAGATGCTGAATCTGACCAAAAGGTTAATGTCCCGCTGAACATTATCAGAAAAGCTGGTGAAACCCCGAAGATCAACACGCTTCAAACTCAGCCCCTTGGAACAATTGTGAATGGTTTGTTTGTAGTCCAGAAG gtaacagaaaagaagaaaaacatattatTTGACCTAAGTGACAACACTGGGAAAATGGAAGTACTGGGGGTTAGAAACGAGGACACAATGAAATGTAAGGAAGGAGATAAGGTTCGACTTACATTCTTCACACTgtcaaaaaatggagaaaaactaCAGCTGACATCTGGAGTTCATAGCACCATAAAG GTTAttaaggccaaaaaaaaaacatag
- the AIM2 gene encoding interferon-inducible protein AIM2 isoform 2 (isoform 2 is encoded by transcript variant 2), protein MSPAASAAIRNDVAKQRAAPKVSPHVKPEQKQMVAQQESIREGFQKRCLPVMVLKAKKPFTFETQEGKQEMFHATVATEKEFFFVKVFNTLLKDKFIPKRIIIIARYYRHSGFLEVNSASRVLDAESDQKVNVPLNIIRKAGETPKINTLQTQPLGTIVNGLFVVQKVTEKKKNILFDLSDNTGKMEVLGVRNEDTMKCKEGDKVRLTFFTLSKNGEKLQLTSGVHSTIKVIKAKKKT, encoded by the exons ATGAGTCCTGCTGCATCTGCAGCCATCAGAAATGATGTCGCAAAGCAACGTGCTGCACCAAAAGTCTCTCCTCATGTTAAG CCTGAACAGAAACAGATGGTGGCCCAGCAGGAATCTATCAGAGAAGGGTTTCAGAAGCGCTGTTTGCCAGTTATGGTACTGAAAGCAAAGAAGCCCTTCACGTTTGAGACCCAAGAAGGCAAGCAGGAGATGTTTCATGCTACAGTGGCTACAGAAAAGGAATTCTTCTTTGTAAAAGTTTTTAATACACTGCTGAAAGATAAATTCATTCCAAAGAGAATAATTATAATAGCAAGATATTATCGGCACAGTGGTTTCTTAGAGGTAAATAGCGCCTCACGTGTGTTAGATGCTGAATCTGACCAAAAGGTTAATGTCCCGCTGAACATTATCAGAAAAGCTGGTGAAACCCCGAAGATCAACACGCTTCAAACTCAGCCCCTTGGAACAATTGTGAATGGTTTGTTTGTAGTCCAGAAG gtaacagaaaagaagaaaaacatattatTTGACCTAAGTGACAACACTGGGAAAATGGAAGTACTGGGGGTTAGAAACGAGGACACAATGAAATGTAAGGAAGGAGATAAGGTTCGACTTACATTCTTCACACTgtcaaaaaatggagaaaaactaCAGCTGACATCTGGAGTTCATAGCACCATAAAG GTTAttaaggccaaaaaaaaaacatag